The sequence TGTTTACGGAGCCGTGTGCCGCCGAGACCGCCTGAGAACACCGATTACTGGAAATTAGTCGGTGGGCCCTAGAATGGAAAACGAGTTTACAGGAAGCGAAACGGTATTAACGGGGGTCTGACGGGCCGACCGGGAGCGACCACCACACCTTCGCAGAGTACAAGGTGTGCGAGGGAGTACGCCACGCTATGCAAGTCGCCGACGCTATGACGCCCCGCGAGGAGGTCGTGACGGTCGAACTCCCAGGCACGCGGGACGACGTACTCGAGTATCTCCAAGAGCGCGGTTTCTCCTCCGTTCCGGTCGTCAAGCAGACCGACGACGGCGAGGAGTACCGCGGTCTCGTCTCCCGCGACGACCTCATCGAACACCCCGACGAGGACCAGCTCGCCATCCTGATGCGGGAGGTCCCGACGACGACGCCGGACACCGACCTGACCGACGCCGCGCGACTGATGCTCCGCGAGGGCGCACGGCGCGTCCCCGTCGTCGAGGTCGACGGCGCGACGACGCTCGTCGGCATCGTCACCGTCACCGACGTGATTCGCGCCATCGCCCGCGGTGACGTCGACGGCGAGACCGAGGTCGGCGAACTCGCCGCGACGGACATCAACACGGCGTACCAAGGGACGCCGCTGACGGTCGCCGAGCGCGAAATCTACTACGCGAACGTCCCGTACGCCGTCGTCCTCGACGACGAGGGGAGCATGTCCGGCATCCTCACCGAGGTCGACATCATCGAAGTCGCCCGCGTCGTCGAAGGCGAGGACGAGACCGGCGACTCCGTCGCCAACCAGGACGACGAGTGGATGTGGGAGGGCATCAAAGCCGTCGGCAACCGCTACATTCCGACCCGGAACGTCGAGATTCCGACAGAGCCCGTCTCCGAGTTCATGACGAGCGACGTCGTCACCCTGCCGCGCCGGAAGACGGCGAAGAAAGCCGCCCAGCAGATGATTACGAACGACATCGAACAGATTCCGATGGTGAGCGGCGACGAACTCGTCGGCGTCGTCCGCGACGTGAACCTCCTGGAGGCGCTTTGAGATGCCCGACACGGAAGCCATCACGGAGCTCTCGAAACGCCGCGGGTTCTTCTTTCTCTCCAGCGCCGCGTACGGCGGCGTCGCCGGCTTCTACACGTTCGGCCCGCAGGGCGCGGCGCTGAAGGCGAACGTCGAGTCGGCGTGGCGCGACCGCTTCACCGTCAAGGAGGGCAACCGCGAGATCGAAGCGCCGACCATCATGCCCGAGCCCGTATTCGAGGCGTCGGGGCATCTCGACGGCTTCAACGACATGCTCGTCGAGTGCGCGTCCTGCGGCGAGAGCCACCGCGCCGACCACCTCGTCGAGGACGCCACCGGCATCGAGGACGCCGAGGCGCTCCCGAACTCGGAGGTCGCCGACCTCATCGCCGAGCACGACATCCACTGTCCGAACTGCGGCGAACCGCTGGCGGGCCAACCCGTCGAGAACTTCAACCTGATGTTCAAGACGGACATCGGTCCCGGCGGCGACCAGCCCGGCTACCTCCGCCCGGAGACCGCACAGGGTATCTTCGTCGAGTTCCCGCGGCTGAAGGAGTACGCGCGCAACCAACTGCCGTTCGGCGTCACGCAGATCGGCCGCGCGTACCGCAACGAGATCAGCCCCCGGAAGGGTCTCGTCCGGGTTCGGGAGTTCACGCAAGCGGAGTTGGAGCAGTTCATCGACCCCGAGGAGGACGAACCGAACCTCGACGCCGTCGCCGACGTGGAGGTCCGTCTCTACCCCGCGGCCGAACAGGAGAGAGACGACGGCGACTACCTGGAGACGACCATCGGCGACGCCGTCGACGCGGGCATCATCGCCAACGACTGGGTGGCCTACTACCTCGGCATCTCCCAGGAGTGGTACGAGCGCATCGGCGTCGACATGGACCGCTTCCGCTTCCGCCAGCACCTCTCGGGCGAGCGCGCCCACTACGCCAGCGACTGCTGGGACGCCGAGTCCGAACTCGGCGGCGACTGGGTCGAGATCGCCGGTTTCGCCTACCGCGGCGACTACGACCTCTCGAAGCACGACGAGTACGGCGACGACGACTTTACCCTCTTCAAGCAGTACGACGAGCCGAAGACGGTCGAGCGCGCGGTCGTCGACCCCGACATGAGCACGCTCGGTCCGGAGTTCGGCGGCGCGGCCGCCGACATCGCCGACGCGCTGCGGGACCTCGCGGCGCGCGACCCCGACGCCTTCGACGGCGACGAGGTGACCGTCGAGGCCGACGGCGAGGAGTACACCGTCTCGACCGAGGTCGCCGACTTCCGCGTCGAAGAACAGACCGAGTCCGGCGAGCACATCACCCCGCACGTGGTCGAACCGTCGTTCGGCGTCGGCCGGACGGTGTACACGGTGCTCGAACACGCCTACCGCGAGGACGAGGTGGCGGGCGAGGAGCGCACCTACCTCGCGCTCGAACCCGAGATCGCGCCGACGTACGTCGGTATCTTCCCGCTGGTCGGTAACGACGAGCGCCTGACGGAGTTGGCTCGGGAACTCGTCCGCGACGTGCGCGAGGCGGGCCTCTCGGCTGAGTACGACGACTCGGGCAACATCGGTCGTCGCTACCGCCGCAAGGACGAGATCGGCACGCCGTTCTGCGTCACCGTGGACCGCGACGGCGTCGAAGGCGACGGCGAGACGACGGTGACGGTGCGCGAACGCGACACGACCGCCCAGATTCGCCTGCCGGTCGACGCGCTCGTCGACGAGCTGACGGCGATGCGGTCGGGTCGCCGGACGTTCGACGAGTTGCTGGA is a genomic window of Haloprofundus halophilus containing:
- a CDS encoding CBS domain-containing protein, which encodes MQVADAMTPREEVVTVELPGTRDDVLEYLQERGFSSVPVVKQTDDGEEYRGLVSRDDLIEHPDEDQLAILMREVPTTTPDTDLTDAARLMLREGARRVPVVEVDGATTLVGIVTVTDVIRAIARGDVDGETEVGELAATDINTAYQGTPLTVAEREIYYANVPYAVVLDDEGSMSGILTEVDIIEVARVVEGEDETGDSVANQDDEWMWEGIKAVGNRYIPTRNVEIPTEPVSEFMTSDVVTLPRRKTAKKAAQQMITNDIEQIPMVSGDELVGVVRDVNLLEAL
- the glyS gene encoding glycine--tRNA ligase gives rise to the protein MPDTEAITELSKRRGFFFLSSAAYGGVAGFYTFGPQGAALKANVESAWRDRFTVKEGNREIEAPTIMPEPVFEASGHLDGFNDMLVECASCGESHRADHLVEDATGIEDAEALPNSEVADLIAEHDIHCPNCGEPLAGQPVENFNLMFKTDIGPGGDQPGYLRPETAQGIFVEFPRLKEYARNQLPFGVTQIGRAYRNEISPRKGLVRVREFTQAELEQFIDPEEDEPNLDAVADVEVRLYPAAEQERDDGDYLETTIGDAVDAGIIANDWVAYYLGISQEWYERIGVDMDRFRFRQHLSGERAHYASDCWDAESELGGDWVEIAGFAYRGDYDLSKHDEYGDDDFTLFKQYDEPKTVERAVVDPDMSTLGPEFGGAAADIADALRDLAARDPDAFDGDEVTVEADGEEYTVSTEVADFRVEEQTESGEHITPHVVEPSFGVGRTVYTVLEHAYREDEVAGEERTYLALEPEIAPTYVGIFPLVGNDERLTELARELVRDVREAGLSAEYDDSGNIGRRYRRKDEIGTPFCVTVDRDGVEGDGETTVTVRERDTTAQIRLPVDALVDELTAMRSGRRTFDELLDAYERVDADTAEA